The nucleotide sequence ACTGTGCAATTCAATTGACTGTCATTTCCaagtttgcataaaaataaaaaaatagataaataaaatataaacactcgcacatacataacgtttctgtttttttttttcataggaaagAAGAGCATCCAAACACATCTTAAGCAATTTTACAGGAATGTGGGCCGGACTTGTTTTTTACCTCTTTCTGCCCATCGTGCAGTCATGCACTAAAGGTAAACCGAATGAATGTGCAGAAGCAACCTTCGCCCCCGGGTCCAACCTGGCCGGAGAAGGATACGATGTGACCAAGATGCAGCGCAAGGGAGCCTTTGTCATCAACACCGAGGTCTGGAGGCGAAAGGATAAATCGTGCACTCTTTGCAGGAACCCCTACATGGAAGGAGCAAATCAAAAGCTTCCCACATCTGTGGTAGACTGGAGATCCAGCAAAAAGTGCAGCATTCAAGTATCAAGTTCCCTATACCAGTCCAGTGAGGAACTGGTCAGCTCCAGCATGTCCTCCATTGAGAACAACTGGGCGACTAGTTTGGGTATAAATGTTAAGGAAAATTCAGGCTCATTAATTTTGGCAGGAACTAACTCGAAGCTTGCAGAGTACTCAATGGAGAAGACCAAAAGAGACAAGTACAGTTTTGCCAGTCAAAGTATCTCTTGTTCATTTTACAGGTGCGAAATACCAGCTCCCATTGCCTCATGCCTTTCTTGAATACTTCAtgataaaagaaacaaaagagtCATAACCTTCTCCTATCTCTTCTAACATTTCCATGTCTACCTACAGCTACAGGGTCTCCAACAAGCCTGTCCTCCATCCCGAGTTCAAGCGCTCTGTGAAGGAGCTTCCCAAGACATACAATCTTGATTTCAAAAATCGTTTTTACAAGTTCATCAACACCTATGGAACCCATTACATCACTAAGGTAATTCTAGTTTACAATTTACTCCACATGTATGGATTGCAAAGGCCCTAAATGCTTCAACGACACAATACACTGAGAGTCAAACCATTAATCGGGAGTTTTGTGTTTTGCCAGGTGACTCTTGGAGGAAGCGTCCACTCTGTGACCAGCATCAGACAGTGTGAGACCGCTCTGCAGGGCTTAAGTGCAGATGAAGTGAAGACATGTTTGGACGTGGAGGCAAGTGCCAGCATCCGTGGTAAAGTAGATATGAAAGCAGAAAGTAAGCACTGTAATGAAGACAAGGACAAAACAGAGAGCAAAAGCAGCTTCTCCAGCCGCTTTAATGACAGGTGGGTTTAAATCATGACGTGTATTTTAATTTCCAGTAGTCATATATTTTCTGTTCTGGACATCccctattttttacatttagatgagCTCTGCCATcatctaatgctcacttaaagtaaattaataaatacctcTAAATGATTAACTGTAATCTTTAGCAGATCTACGATTTGATATCCCTTCTCAAATACTGTAAATGATAatattgtgatgcctaaattcatttagcatgaataatttttatttgtctatttatttttaatattttgtatattattcatttagacatacagtatagttttttttttattctcagtcATTTATCTGCTATCAGCCATATTGTCAGCAGACATTTACTCCAgaagcaaattaaaaattaaaaatgttttcttaaaacaagaacaaatatcaatggggtaagaaaaggaaaacatttcTCCGTACCCCATTGGcagtcatgtaaaaaaaaaaaaaaacattatcaattaaaatgtttgtactgttttggtgttttatctgttttgatgtttgtaataatataaactccattaatcatcgggaagaaggaggcgggaaccggcagacaatgaaactgaaactttaataattcaaaataaacacaaaatagcacatcagcccctcacggatgactgttgcgcacaaataaaacccaaacacaactaaaagcccaggcctggtcctctcacatccttcactgtcgtcgctccagttctatatccttccatctcctccgtgggactcgagaccggtgggtcgagcaggtgtcgctcatctccaatcactccctcggccccgccccactcgtcacatacctccatcgcccctcgcaggccgggggtactcccgagactgcgctctaccccccACTCCCTCCTTCCGGGGGGGACCACCCAAGGgaacctgcgggaacctgggggtaggacagacgaggcgagagaaaaggagatggaaggaggagcgacagagacgagagaggggagagagtagaaaaaaaaaattccgattCCAAGACGCACTGCTGCTTGGCCCTCCACCAGCtcggtgatctcctccgcggtgcctggtggtggcactggacggccctcagCGGACgtcgcgacactcctccgccgcccggtggacagcgacggctcctccggttttgggctgCCGGCAGGAGTCCCCGGTTCCCTGCTCCTCCACATTCAGGCGGACGGCAACAGGCtctggccccctggcgaacggtgcCAACTCCTCCGCTCCcccacggacggcagccgcccctccacatcacgggcagccggcagcgagctcgctcatccccggcaactcactccagcccaccgcctcgagcgtccatggcggcacactcctcgcctgctcgatggcaccgcggattcaccacagcagagagggatcttcagcagcgcgtccctccctctcccgggtttcggcaccactgtaataatataaactccataatcatcgggaaggaggaggcgggaaccggcagacaatcaaactgaaactttaataattcaaaataaacacaaaacagaacatcagcccctcacggatgactgatgcgtacaaataaaacccaaacacaactaaaagcccaggcctggtcctctctcgtccttcactgtcgtcgctccggttttatatccttccatctcctccgtgggactcaagaccggtgggtcgagcaggtgtcgctcatctccaatcactccaacGGCCTCGCTCCTCGTTCCCACGGCCCTCAGCCCCGCCCACTCGtcacaatgttgttgttttctttttaaggAATTATTTTCATTCTTagacagcactttggtcagtgcTCTGTTGTTTAAATGGtgctttatgaataaataaactgatcTAACTAAAAGTAAATGTATCTTCATGTTATAATATTtcgatatttgtactggaaaacaaaccaaaaacactgaGAATGAAATTgactttataaaataatttcatgttCACTTCAAAAAGGCTTTTAATATCAATGTATCCCTAATCAACTGGTTTTTAATTCAAAGGCTGACCGAGGTGACCGGAGGTCACACTTCAGACCCTGAGCTGCTTTTCTCTGGAGGAAAAGACCCATCAGCTTACAAAGAATGGCTTGACTCCCTGCCACAAAACCCAGATGTAATTACCTACTCTCTGGAGTCCCTGCATGAGCTGATCTCCAACAAAGATCCAGTGCGCAAACACTTGCGCCAAGCCATCCATGACTACGTCCTGGAAAAGTCCCTCTGGAGGAACTGCACCGACTCTTGCAAAGACGGCGTCAAAGCCAACCCAAGCAACCCGTGTGCCTGCACTTGTCGCAACAATCCCGGGATCACACCAGACTGCTGCCCATCCAAGCGTGGGCTTTCTCGGGTAAAGGTCACAGTCGTGAGGGCCCAAGGCCTGTGGGGTGACACGACCACAGCGACCGATGGGTATGTTAAATTGTTCGACAAAAATAACATTCCGATTGGACGCACTGATATGATCACGAATAACAACTCACCCTACTGGGGGAGGACCTTTGATTTGGGTGATGTTGTCCTGGCAGATAATGAAAAGATAAAACTGGAGGTGTGGGATGAAGATAGTAAATGGGACGACGATTGGCTGGGAAACTGTGAAGTACCCATAAAAGCAGGTCTGAATGAAAACTTCTGTACTTTAAATCACGGTCTGCTGTTCTACAAAACAGAAGTGACATGCGCTCCAAGTTTGTCTGGCCCCCACTGTGCAAAGTATGTCGGTTCCCCCATGAACTTTCAACTGGAGAAGGTATACACATCCCGAAATGCACGACCTGTGCCAGCAGAAATACTGATGAGCAAGGGAGTACTTCTGGACACACTTTATgtatttcaaaagacaaattacaGTGCTAAAACTATTCTGTAGTCAGTTTTGGCTTCGGATCTGATTGTGCGACTATGCAAAATATAACTTGAACCTTGCTTGTATTAATCACTAttaaaaagtcatatttaatataattcttattttcatatttctcaACTTCAGAGACAATGCGCAATACATACAGATATATTTATTATCTGCTGTTTTTATTGGAGGATTTCTATGCTTGCACTGGCAATGTTTCAAAAACACATCACATATGCATTGTACTGTGTTATGCTCTTTCAGTCTACACTTTGTATTGCTGAAAATGATTTGTGTTTATTGCAAGTAGCATAATGTCACTATGACAGTTTTTTATTGTGTGTAAAAGTAATCTAtaactaaaaatgtaatgtttcatgTCATGAAAGACTATAAATTGTCTGGTTGGAGTTGTAATCCCTTTTCTTTTCTGACCGACTGGATAGTTAAAAAATGGCATAATAAacggggtccaaaacaacactagaCACCACTTTGAGACATTTTGAGGTCTTtttcaggtttgaaatgacacgatgtaaatgagtaaatgatgacagaatctttatctttgggttaactatccctttaacaatggCTTTGACTTGTTTCCTCTTAAATGTCACCTCATGAGTCTGACACAGGATGCTTGTCGTGTGGTTTTCCTGTAGATGGATGAGAACAGAGCAGTATGTTTACCCCATGTGAGAGCTCAAAAGATTTTGACTGTTATGTCATTTTCTTAGTGTTCACTTTAAAACATTGTGTAATCTCATAACATAACATGACCTCAACACAGAATTCAAAACCACTTTTGTAGCTCGTTCTGGTGCATAATAGCTACCACTGTGCCCTTAAGCAGGACTGGGCAGTCTGTTGAAATCCTCATTGATCATAGTTGTCAAGCAAACACTCAGGAGTCAGATTAGGAGGTGGAATATTTAGTGTTTCATAAGAATTAAAATAACAGTCAATGAAGTGCTTAGCATGTTTTAGTTAGATACAGAGACACACAAGGGACATAAAACACTCCACTGGACAAGACAAACGAACAGACTGGGGACACATCAAGCAACATAACAATGAACATCAAAACCACACgtacacaaaacacacatgccCGGCGCAAAAGGGCACCAACACCAACACCAAAACAATATGGCAGACAAAACATGTCACAAAACTGCACAACGGTGAGGAACACTAGGCATAAAAGGGCTAAGAAAACACTGACGAGTTTAAGAGCATGGCCTTGGAAATCAGCCTAGACGGAAAAGGAAGATGAGAAGTGATGGATGAGAAAGGTAAAAGACACAATACGCAATACATTAAGAATACAGATCTTCTAATATATCATCTACCTTTGTAGCCATTCCCATAAATGCCACTAAGCTTGCTTCCATCCTTCtgtcctgttaaaaaaaaaataataataataatatagtgaaACTAACCACACGTTAGACCTTAACCAATGTCATTAGGTTAGACAGCTCATATGATTGATTTACTCACCAGCATAGGGCCCTTGACCCCCAGTACTCAGTGCAGCTGCATATCCAGTGCCTGTGATCAGTCACCACAATGGTTATTAGTCAACAGCATGTATGTATTTAGTCATGTTAGTGGAGAAATGGTGAAGATGAGAACGCAGACTGGTGGTCATTTGGCATGCATCAGTTATCAGtcaatattaaaaatgatttaatgatttaaatgcatacactactgttcaaaagtttggggtcatggTTTTGGGTCTCTTAAGCTTACCCAGACTGAAAAATACAGCAACAAAAcgacaatattgtgaaataatattgcagtttaaaacagctgttttaaaacgctatttattcctgtgatggc is from Carassius auratus strain Wakin chromosome 28, ASM336829v1, whole genome shotgun sequence and encodes:
- the LOC113047046 gene encoding perforin-1, yielding MWAGLVFYLFLPIVQSCTKGKPNECAEATFAPGSNLAGEGYDVTKMQRKGAFVINTEVWRRKDKSCTLCRNPYMEGANQKLPTSVVDWRSSKKCSIQVSSSLYQSSEELVSSSMSSIENNWATSLGINVKENSGSLILAGTNSKLAEYSMEKTKRDKYSFASQSISCSFYSYRVSNKPVLHPEFKRSVKELPKTYNLDFKNRFYKFINTYGTHYITKVTLGGSVHSVTSIRQCETALQGLSADEVKTCLDVEASASIRGKVDMKAESKHCNEDKDKTESKSSFSSRFNDRLTEVTGGHTSDPELLFSGGKDPSAYKEWLDSLPQNPDVITYSLESLHELISNKDPVRKHLRQAIHDYVLEKSLWRNCTDSCKDGVKANPSNPCACTCRNNPGITPDCCPSKRGLSRVKVTVVRAQGLWGDTTTATDGYVKLFDKNNIPIGRTDMITNNNSPYWGRTFDLGDVVLADNEKIKLEVWDEDSKWDDDWLGNCEVPIKAGLNENFCTLNHGLLFYKTEVTCAPSLSGPHCAKYVGSPMNFQLEKVYTSRNARPVPAEILMSKGVLLDTLYVFQKTNYSAKTIL